The sequence below is a genomic window from Setaria italica strain Yugu1 chromosome IV, Setaria_italica_v2.0, whole genome shotgun sequence.
AAGTTTGAAGCAAAGACATGGAAGAAAATTGAAGCTTAGTCTTTATTTTCATGCTTtagttttctttcttgtttGTTTGGAGTGTCTCTGTGTTGAAGCTTGGAGTCTAAGTACTCGTGTATCGTCTGGCTATGTGGCCAGACTTGTTTCTTGGTGGTCGTAGACATTTACATGCGAATGTTGAAGACCGAATATTtttcttaatctaaaaaaataatcAACATCTTTAACATTGGATTATTGACGTGTTCCTAGCTTAGCATCTGCTACCTTCCATGAGCTTTTGGTTCTTCTCCTTGATCTCCTTGATCTCTTTGTCCATCCTGCCGATGGCGTAGAGCAAGTAGGCCGACCCGGGCACCGCGGTGAATTTCAAGCCCTCCCAGAAACTCAGGCAGTGCCCGCCCCAGCAGCCGCCGCAGCAAGGGGCCGGCTGCGCCGCGTGCAGCTGCTCGCGCACGCGCACCACCCGCCGGACCAGCTCGGCGGCCGCGCGCCGGGCCACCGACGGCGGCCTGCATGCCTACCTCTTTTGCCGCGCGCTCGCCGAAGTCAGGTCGAGTGGTTTTGGCTTCTgggttttgtttggttgggttaTATGGGATCATGGGCTTGCTTTGCTCCGGTCCTGGATCCGTGTCTGTGTTCCACGTAGTCTGGACCTCCGCATCTGTCCAGTATTGCAGCAATATGCCGCATCCGCCTAGTATTCATCAGAACAATCCTGTGCCTCTAACGGGAAATACAGACATGGCATGGCATCCAAGCTTGCGAACAAGGCAAGCAACAAGATTTAGTGTTTGAGAGGAATACCagaattgcttgttctacttacATCTGTCCATCTGGGCTTCAACAGTCAACGTTACATTTCACAGGGTTCCGAAACTAAACGGTGCAACGAGCCCGAATTGCATGACAAGATACCACGATGTTGCGACGCGCAATTCACGATGTCACAGATCAGTGCAAAAAGGAACAAATCAATCAATAGTTCAATTTGCGACATCGCAGGTCAGTGGAAAATGAATAAATCACATAATGAAAAAATAGTTCGGAATCTCTATGCAGGTCTTTAATCTATGTGCAAAACTGATATTTGAAGATATCTAGACCTATCTGTGTTCAGATTCCATGTGTCTCTGTTTTCACACGATCTGTGTAATGTTTGTGACAAGTTATTCAGAACAACAACTATCTGACTGAGATGGCAGCCTACAAAAACTGGCTTCACCATGCTCTCCAGCCTGCAGGAATAAGTATGCCAGTCCCCACGATACCCTTGCTCTTCTTTTTAATCACCAAAAGACACAATTCTTCTTCTGAACATATATTTCAATCTCATCTCCAGTTTGTCATCACTATCAAGCATCACGTAATATGTTTCCTTCCTTAAAGCACAGTGCTCCTGTGTCCTGAGCAAGCACGAGATTGCTGCAGTAAGGTGTAGAGTCATGGTATGATAAAGCAGCAGTTTGACTCAAAACATCAAAGACAGCAGAAAAAACTAAAGCTCTGTcctaaaatataaaaaaaatgctgCTAGAGAAAGTAACATTTGAATGCATTCAGCTGTGTTGGTGGACTTCTCACCTGATGGTTGGCGTGAAGGAATGATCCTGATCAAATTTACAGGCCATATGTAACAAACATCAAGATGAAAAATTATGCTGGTCGAATTTGTGGCCTCTATGATATTCTTCCTGATAGGCTTATCCTGTTGCCAACATAAATCTGAGCTGTCCATCCTTCCACAAGTGAGATACACCTTCACCATTTTGATCCATGTAAAATTATAACACTTTGTAGCATCTTATTGGGAACGGCAAACTTCCAAAGCATCCTGCCTTAATTCATAATCAGTATTTGCTTGCGTGGATCTGACTGAGTCAAACATATTTCTAGTGTAAAGTACATACTATCAGGAAAAGCTTGTCATCTCACAAAAAGGTGCTAGAAGTACTGATTTCCTTTGAACATCATATGCACACTCTTGAAAATATTTTCAGGTTGCCCAATAGCAGATGGCAGAAGAATATGGTGTTATCTTCTAGCTCTCTGCCGTTTCTGATGCTGCATCCATCAGTTCAATTAGGAATGTTGGATCTCAATGGAAGGATGAACATGTGACAGGAGACAAGGAGGTGCAAAGTCTACTTCTTCATTAGGTTTGTGTGGGACTTCCTTATTAACATGAGGAAAGGATTCTTATGCATACAGTCCATTAATCAACTGACATCTTTTGATTGCACCAAATTACACTGAGGTCCTCATGGGGCCATAGGAAAACTGAATCCATATTCTTTACCTATGACATGTGCCACTAGATTAAAATTACTTCAGTGGACTCCCATAGCTGCAAAATCATTCAAGCTCCCCAGTAAGATGGGCAATTGAAATAAtggatgttaatatattttataCCATATATTGTAACTTCATTCTACTTAACATAGCAAAGCATGAACATTAATGGGTAATGAAGAAAAAGAACTTTGAAGAACGAATATCAGACAAATGTTATTTGCTTGTTTCTCCATGTCTAGCAGCATGATAATGATCATCCAAAACAAAGACAATATCTAGGGTGTTTAGTTTGAGTAACCACCTCATATAGGATAATTTGCTCCATCATAGGATGATTCTATTATTTTAATGGGATATCCCCATtatcatttttttataaatttcaCTTATGAGGACTGAGGCAATGATTTCTAACCCATCCTACTACTTGACAGACAACTAGGTTGATTTACGAGTCACCAGTTCACCAGTCCATTCACAATCTAGTTCCTCAGAATAAACATTCAATACATGTTTAATGCCAATAATGATGAAAATCTTTGAAATAGTGAAGTGAACAGACTAAACTGTTAACACCAAAGAAGCAGTTAATTATCAACGATTGTAAATAATAAGACAAGTATGCATGACTTATTGACTTACATGCTTCACATACTCAATCATCTGATATCGACATCAGTATCAGTGGAAGTATGGTACATGATATCAACCTGTATCAAATACAAATGGCATGGTTTGATTATCAATGGACAATGACTTAAAAGACATATCAAATGAAAGACGACAAGTATTGCTAATAAACAGATTGCAATTTTACCTGGATACATGATACTAAATAAAAATGCATGCAACGAATTCATTATTTGTTTGTGCAAACAAAAGTAACAATTTAGCAAGATTGTTGTAACATAGTCAGCTGATAGTGAGTTATTTATAGCTATTCAGTTGATCTTACCATGGAAGCATTTCAAAACTTGAGTTCCTCCTTTCACTCCAGCGAAATCCCCTCGTTTGTTTGCTAGGTTCTGTATCCAAGATAACAGGAGTATTTGTCCTGCCTTTTCAACTTTGGATCCAATGAAGATTGTTAAGTAACTTGACTGAGATAAAAATATCAGAAGCATACTGAATCACGCAGTGACATATGCTTTCATGCTGCGAGGGAAGTTTCGGTTTAGTGATGATGTCTATGTTGTCCAATTGCAGGAATGTTGACactcaaaagaaaagaatagcCCTTTATACCTTGTACAAGCACAAGCTCAGGTTTCACCACCAGAAGCAGTATCATCTTTTGTACAAGATATTAAAATACTATTCATTTCATTCTGAAGACTTGATGCTTCCTCCATGTTCCCCAATTTCTGGTATTTGCTTATCAGACAGTTATAAACTGTCTTATCGGGAGTAATACCGTTTTGAATCATTTCTGAAAGAACTTCTCTAGCCTCTTGCATCATATTCATATTACAGAAGCCCCAAATAAAGCAAGTGTAGGTATAAAGGTCAAGTTGCAAACCACTTTCGATCATCTTGGCCTTGAGCGCAAAGGCATCCTGGAGATTTCCCTGCTTCAGGTACCCATCAATAAGAGAAGTGTATACAACTTTGTCAAGAGACATACTCTTGTCAACCATTTCATTCAACAACTGCACAGCCTTATCCAAGGAGCCATTCTTGCAAAAACCATCAATTAGGGCGGTGTAAGCCTGTACATTTGGATCTAGACCTAAGTCTCTCATTTTGTTAAAATGGAAGACTGCCTCAGCAATTGATCCTGCTTTGCACAATCCATCGATTAATGCACAGTAAGTTACAACATTAGGCTGGAACCCAGAATTCAGCATCTCGTGGAGCAGGGCAATGGCCTCTGACTCTTTTCCTGCTTTAAAGCAAGCATCCATTATTGTCGTATAGATGACATTATTAGGTTTCAAACCGCAGCCAGCCATTTTATGTAACAGATTCTTAGCTTCATCCACCTTTTGAACATTACAGAGACCCCAAATGAGGGTACCATAGAGTGAAAcatcaagttccattccttTGTTCTTCATCTCACTCAACAAATCCAAAGCTCTCTCGCCATTCTTATTCATGAAGTGCCCATGGATCAGTGTAGTGTACAGCAATTCATTGGCTTTAACACCAGCTCTCTCCATCAGCCTCAAAACACCATCCGCTTCAGCAACCTTACCCTCTTTGCAAAGGCCATCGACCAGCACAGCGTATGTGACCACATTTGGTGCTACCCCCTGATGCACCATTTCGTCAAGCAATACAATGGCATCATCAAGCCTCCCTGCCTTGCAAGTTCCATCGACTAACGAAGTATAAGTGAACTCATTGGGCATCATCCCCCTCACCCTCATCTGTGCAAACAGTTTCATTGCCTCCCGGACCAAACCCTCTTTGCAAAATGCATCGACAAAAGTGCTAAATGTAACTACATTTGCCATCACTCCCTGCTTCTTCATCTCTCCAAAGTAGCTG
It includes:
- the LOC101784461 gene encoding putative pentatricopeptide repeat-containing protein At2g02150; this encodes MLSLPPRRHLLRRLWPRRNPTLLRLSLGAHAAALSTAHTAASAGARAAGTPISHLLRTLRSLHAVDPDHLLSHPLPSSAHVCLAAHLAARARLFAHSRRLLARLLGVGHRPHLAASLVDLLHRAALALGPRRSALPSVVDTLLSLLADRGLLDDAVRAFARVRELRVPPNTRTCNHILLSLARDRRGGLVKRLFDQLPAPNVFTFNIVIDFLCKEGELAEARALFLRMKVMGCSPDVVTYNSLIDGYGKCGELEEVEQLVGEMRKSGCAADVVTYNALVDCFCKFGRMEKAYSYFGEMKKQGVMANVVTFSTFVDAFCKEGLVREAMKLFAQMRVRGMMPNEFTYTSLVDGTCKAGRLDDAIVLLDEMVHQGVAPNVVTYAVLVDGLCKEGKVAEADGVLRLMERAGVKANELLYTTLIHGHFMNKNGERALDLLSEMKNKGMELDVSLYGTLIWGLCNVQKVDEAKNLLHKMAGCGLKPNNVIYTTIMDACFKAGKESEAIALLHEMLNSGFQPNVVTYCALIDGLCKAGSIAEAVFHFNKMRDLGLDPNVQAYTALIDGFCKNGSLDKAVQLLNEMVDKSMSLDKVVYTSLIDGYLKQGNLQDAFALKAKMIESGLQLDLYTYTCFIWGFCNMNMMQEAREVLSEMIQNGITPDKTVYNCLISKYQKLGNMEEASSLQNEMNSILISCTKDDTASGGET